From bacterium:
CGCCGCGGACCAAACGCCGTTGAGCTCCAGCGGCGCGCCCTCGCCCTTGAGTAACGCGACCGCCCCGGGGTACGGCTCCCCCTCGAAGGTGGGCCAAATGAAAACGGCCAGCGCGTCCCCCGCGGGGCTGACGGCCGCGGCCACGAACGTCGCCGGCGCTAAAGGCGCCCGCAGTCCGTACTCCGCCGCCACGCGCGGCGTCGACGCGCCGGCCAGGGACGCGAGGGTCGCGAAGGCGACAACGGTTAATCGGATTCCAGCTTTTTCCATAAGGCCGTCGGGTCGCACAGCTCCCCGGCCAAGGCCGCGGCGGCGGCGCTCGCCGAACTCACGTAGTAGACTTCCGCACCGGCTTCGACGCAAACCTCAAACCCGCACAGGCCGGTGGTCGCAACCGCGGCGTCATCCGACGTGAGCTCCTCGGCCCACGGAAGGGTGCAGGAAGGCAGCACCGTCGCGCCGGCGTCGATCAAATCCATGAGGTAGCCCTTGGCGAGGGCTTCGAAGTGGGCCTGACGGGACCCGGGCGATACCCACAGCTGAACGTCGGAATGGACGGACTTGCCGGCCAGCATCCGCGCGGCCGCCCGGAGCTCGGCCGCCGACGCCGCGGGGCCGATGACGACGCGGTGGATGAACGCGTCGGACTCCTCCGCCAGCGGCGCCACGTCGAAGTCGGCGTTCCCCCTCCACCTCGCGAACTGCGGCGTAAGGGGCGTGAAGTCGTAATCGAATAACGCGTTGAACCCCTCGGCCTCGGTCTCCAACGCGCATAATACCGCGACGGGCCCGCACAGCGCGGCCGCCGAAGCCATACCCTCCCGGTCGCCGTTAGCCATACCGTCGACGACGGCGCCGCCGAATTCCAGGAGCGCACCCTCGGCGCCGCCCCGGCCGAACTGGCCGGCGACGTACAAGCCTACGTCCACGCCGCCCACGGCCGGCGCCAGCTCGCCGCGGCACTCTATGCGGTGGATATCCGGTACGTCGACCTCAAACGTCCCGCGCGCCAGTATCCCTTCCAGCGAGCCGACGACGACGGGCCAGACCAACGAACCGCGGCCGGACGTTTGGCCCCCCGGCAAGCCCAGCGCCGCCACCAGGTCGCCCGGGCCCGCCAACCCCCGCTCGTGCAACACCGGCACGGCGCAA
This genomic window contains:
- a CDS encoding aconitase family protein, which translates into the protein MEALESAPRPAARTLDPNRAIIFSGDCRGRGSSRLAARARAQAGAFGLCLVHPAAGCAVPVLHERGLAGPGDLVAALGLPGGQTSGRGSLVWPVVVGSLEGILARGTFEVDVPDIHRIECRGELAPAVGGVDVGLYVAGQFGRGGAEGALLEFGGAVVDGMANGDREGMASAAALCGPVAVLCALETEAEGFNALFDYDFTPLTPQFARWRGNADFDVAPLAEESDAFIHRVVIGPAASAAELRAAARMLAGKSVHSDVQLWVSPGSRQAHFEALAKGYLMDLIDAGATVLPSCTLPWAEELTSDDAAVATTGLCGFEVCVEAGAEVYYVSSASAAAAALAGELCDPTALWKKLESD